In Bradyrhizobium sp. 200, the sequence TTCGACCGCAATCAAAAGCGCGTTCAGCGTGTTGGCGAGCCGCGATACGATTTCGTCTTGCATATCGAAGAGATCGGCAACGGGCTTGTCGAAACGCTCGGCCCAAAGATGATTGCCGGTTTCGGCGTCGATCAACTGGACATTCACCCGAAGCCGGTTGCCGCCGCGTTGCACCGAACCTTCAAGAACGTACCGGACGTTTAACTCGCGCCCGATTTGCCTCACGTCAACGGCCTTGCCCTTGAAGGTGAGCGCCGTGTTGTGAGCGATGACGAACGAACCACTGATGCGGGACAGGTCCGTGGTCAAACTCTCAGTCATTCCATCGACGAAATAATCGTGGTTGGGATCGCCGCCGGGGTTGGCGAAGGGCAGTACAACAATGGAAAGTCGGGGCGCTGAAGACGGCACCTTTCCAAGGTCGCCGCCATGCGTCGCCAAGCTAGCCGATTGGGCCGCGCGCTGCCGGTCTTCGAATATAGTGCCCACGAAGCGAAAGCCCTTGCGCGGCAGCGTCTTGATCAGGTGCTGCTTCTCGCCGGTGTCGCCGATCGCGTTCCGGGCGGCATTGAGGCGGGTCGTCAACGCTGCATCCGAGACGGCGCGGCCATTCCAGATGGCACGGATGAGGTCGTCCTTGCTGACGACGCACTCCCTATTGCGGATCAGGTAGTCGAGCAAGTCGAACACCTGTGGTGTGATCGGGACCATCTCGGCGCCGCGATGCAGCTCGCGACGGTCCGAGTCAAACGTATAGTCCTCGAAGAGATAGCGCACAGCCCTTCCCCCGCTAGCCTTCTAATCCCTGAGAGACGCTCCACAGCCAAATGCAAGATTATGCCGCTCGCGAGCAAAATGTAAGCCGCTGGTCAAGGAGGCTTGCCCAGAGCGGTCGCATTTTTCAGGTGATTGGCGATCGGGATTTCTGCAATGAGCGGAATCCAGACATCGCCAAGTACATGGCTCTTTTCAGGTTTATGAGTAACGCCCTAGTTTACCCCTTCACCGTCACGGCCCGCCCGATCACCGGCTGGGCGGCCACCGGCGGATTGGCGGTTTGCGCCGCGAGTTCGCCGATCAGGCGGTCGGCATCGGCCGCGATCGTGTCGGGCGTTTGAATCACCAGCCGCTCCAACGCCCAGCGATACGAGGAAATGCGCCGCTCCAGGCATTGCTGGACCCACTGCACGATCAGCGTGTTCTCTTCCATGCGGGCGACCGCATCGGCCTGTTCGCGCGGCGATAGTTCCGACACCATCCTCAGGCTGGCGCTGCGCTTGCGGTCGAGTTCGATGACGCGCGCGGCGGAGGCAAAGAACGGCTCGAACCGCGTGATGTCGTTGCGGACGTCCTCGATCAATTGCTGATAGCGCGAGGTGTGCGAGCGGTGCGGTTCGTCGATCAAAGCGCGTCCGTAGGTGGTGCGGTCGAACACGACCTTCTGCCGCCATGGCGAGGGCAATGGCTGGTAATCGCCGAACACGCTCTTCCAGGCGGGCCGCGAGTGCGGCGGTTCGATCAGGGGATAGGCGAGATCGCGAAGCTGGCGCTCGTTTTCGGTGAGCTGGAAGTGCGAGGGCTTGAGGCCGACGCTGGCCGTGGCCTCGGCGCCGAGCCAGCGATGCATGTCGTCGTTGCGCATGTCAGCGCGGGTGCGGCCGAAATCGCCGCCGCTACAGCCGCCGAGCACAGCACTTGCCACGAGCAGCATGAGAGCCGGGAGTGACCGAGGCCCGGTGGTCCGGATCGGGAGGCACAGCTCCGGCATTTCAAAATTCCGTCGTTCAGGGGCGCCGACGGCGACGGCGACCGGGCGCCGTCCCCGCTTCCGGTCCGCGCCCGTCGCCGGTCTCGCCGGCTTCACGTTCGATGCGGACAACGGGAAGGATCAGCACGGTTCCCAGGCCATCGCGTGGAGCGCCATCCGTGGTTGAGCCCGGCCGCCGCGAAGCCGCATCCGCCGGAAATTCAATGATGGTGCCCATGTTCCGTTCTCTCTGGTTGCCGCACGGACACGATTTGGCCAGCGACATGCCAACATTCAGAACAGAACGTGGTTAACGGCATCTTAATTTGTGGAGGTGGTACAGTTACGGGTTCCGAGGCTGTCTGCGCCCGCCGAAAGCTCGCATTTTATCGGATTTCTTCACGGGCTGTTTTCCTTAACCAACTCTTAAAGTGCCGTACGTAGGCTGACGCGAGGGATTATCGAAGTCGCGTACACCTGACATGACCGCAGCTCCATTGTTTCCGGGATTCGACGGGCTGATGACGCTCTCGCGCCGCGAGGGCGTGGACATCAGGCCTACCTTGCTGCGCGTGCTGACCGATCTCTACGTCCAGACCAGCGCCCATTCCGCCGACGAGGAGCGGCAGTTCATCGAACTGACGTCCCGCCTGATCGACCAGGTCGACGACGCCACCCGCGCCGCGGTGCGGGCGCGGCTTGCGATCTATCCGGCGACGCCGGCCGAGATCATGGACAAGCTCGGGCTGCGGCGTTCACACCCCGGCGAGATCCTTCCCGTCGCGGCTGCGATTGCCGCCGCTCCGACCGACGCGCCGACGGTGAAAGAGCCGACCGAAGCGCAGTTGCGGATGGCGGCCACCCTGGCGATGCGGCCCAACGATGCCGCCGAAATCAGCGACATGTTCTTCGCAGCCGGCGCCAGCGAGCGCGCGCTGATCCTGCACAATCTCGCCGACACGCCGCTGAAGGCCTCGCCGCGCATTCCCGCAGCCCGCGCTGCGCGCGCGCTTCATATCCTGG encodes:
- a CDS encoding DUF2336 domain-containing protein is translated as MTAAPLFPGFDGLMTLSRREGVDIRPTLLRVLTDLYVQTSAHSADEERQFIELTSRLIDQVDDATRAAVRARLAIYPATPAEIMDKLGLRRSHPGEILPVAAAIAAAPTDAPTVKEPTEAQLRMAATLAMRPNDAAEISDMFFAAGASERALILHNLADTPLKASPRIPAARAARALHILEMAAFAEDTENFALELGEALILPQRIAEQVVHDPGGEPLACAARALDMPSAAFQRVLLFLNPEFGSSVHNVYRLSRLYDRLSEQSALVMLAAWRGSTMAVARAKYRSALYDDERHRPRAATPQTRPAVQPGTAPAIRTGTDGPKR